A single genomic interval of Borreliella spielmanii harbors:
- a CDS encoding DUF759 family protein, which translates to MGDKFTIKFKGVLDHAATKKAIEQDITKMEKYLKPKKSSLGSTKDIVKNNLSDKKKELSKQSKFESLRERVEKYRLTQTKKLIKQGMGFEKARKEAFKRSLMSDRDKRRLEYKELAKESKAKSKMLAASQGKGLVAKIAIGSALGNVIGNAISKVGGGFFGFITGWIKKSVEEVSKARKAQHLNSAFYTEKQRALFMGKKDEDGNITGGIFNNRKGFERDIEKEEFLRQFSLIKGTLTSMKQLTDERLKLTGELMADFVSSGQYSMQEAAAAIDEYIRGYGGTLYKMMSASKVGSKYTIQAQDNYERDVRSKDFNFRFKKLAEVAYDYKNFGLTKHADEKEKLDSNLTRLEQSLKNVTATGMQPVLEGASKIIDWVENMIKTYNKEGITGIISLAIQSALGSISDAINGIINKIIDSIPGFRKLLNWFNRK; encoded by the coding sequence ATGGGCGACAAATTTACCATTAAATTTAAAGGCGTTCTTGATCATGCTGCAACAAAAAAGGCTATCGAACAAGATATTACCAAAATGGAAAAATATCTTAAACCTAAAAAATCTAGTTTGGGTAGTACTAAAGATATTGTAAAAAATAATTTGTCGGATAAGAAAAAAGAATTAAGCAAACAATCTAAATTTGAAAGCTTAAGAGAGCGTGTTGAGAAATACAGGCTAACACAAACTAAAAAGCTTATAAAACAGGGTATGGGTTTTGAAAAAGCTAGAAAAGAGGCTTTTAAAAGATCCTTAATGTCTGATAGAGATAAAAGGCGCCTTGAGTATAAAGAACTTGCAAAAGAATCAAAAGCAAAAAGTAAAATGCTCGCGGCCTCTCAAGGAAAAGGACTTGTTGCCAAAATTGCAATAGGTAGCGCCCTGGGAAATGTTATTGGTAACGCTATAAGTAAAGTTGGGGGCGGGTTTTTTGGATTTATTACAGGATGGATTAAAAAATCGGTTGAAGAGGTTTCTAAAGCTAGAAAAGCACAACACCTCAATAGTGCGTTTTATACAGAAAAACAACGCGCATTATTTATGGGGAAAAAAGATGAAGACGGAAATATTACTGGGGGAATTTTTAATAATAGAAAAGGATTCGAGCGTGACATAGAAAAAGAAGAGTTTTTGCGGCAATTTTCTCTTATTAAGGGCACTCTAACAAGCATGAAACAGCTGACTGATGAGAGATTGAAATTGACGGGAGAGCTTATGGCTGATTTTGTATCTAGCGGTCAATATAGCATGCAAGAGGCCGCAGCAGCTATTGATGAGTACATTAGAGGATACGGAGGAACACTTTATAAAATGATGTCGGCCTCAAAAGTAGGCTCAAAATATACTATACAAGCCCAGGATAACTATGAAAGGGACGTTCGGTCCAAAGATTTTAACTTTAGATTTAAAAAACTTGCAGAAGTGGCCTATGATTACAAAAATTTCGGACTTACAAAACATGCTGATGAGAAGGAAAAGCTTGATAGCAATTTAACCAGATTAGAGCAATCTCTTAAGAATGTGACCGCTACGGGTATGCAACCAGTGCTTGAGGGTGCTTCAAAAATAATTGATTGGGTCGAAAACATGATCAAAACGTATAATAAAGAGGGGATTACGGGAATTATAAGCCTCGCGATTCAAAGTGCTTTAGGTTCCATATCTGATGCAATCAACGGGATAATCAATAAGATTATTGATAGCATACCGGGATTTAGAAAGCTTTTAAATTGGTTTAACAGAAAGTAA
- a CDS encoding DUF792 family protein: MDINNKNIVNKTKTISPLEKENSTGIINANSDNCKNKKEGEMSCEEIFQIIKDVATQIFALFGADNFLVLFPRLD; encoded by the coding sequence ATGGATATTAACAATAAAAATATTGTCAATAAAACTAAAACAATATCGCCTTTAGAAAAAGAGAATTCTACAGGTATTATAAATGCAAATAGTGACAATTGCAAAAATAAAAAAGAAGGGGAAATGTCTTGTGAAGAGATTTTTCAAATAATAAAAGATGTAGCAACTCAAATATTTGCTCTTTTTGGAGCAGATAACTTTTTAGTACTATTTCCTAGGCTTGATC
- a CDS encoding DUF1322 family protein, whose protein sequence is MRKINKEIDKAIANLNESRKKYFNLLDEIKNDKYYFPVIMNICSYDTVKKLPYDELLEVNRLADIKLEKELYELILSK, encoded by the coding sequence ATGAGGAAAATAAATAAAGAGATTGATAAAGCTATTGCAAATCTAAATGAGAGCAGAAAAAAGTATTTTAACTTGCTTGACGAAATAAAAAACGATAAATACTATTTCCCAGTGATTATGAATATTTGCTCGTACGACACGGTTAAGAAATTGCCTTATGATGAGCTTTTAGAAGTCAATCGACTTGCTGATATTAAATTAGAAAAAGAATTGTACGAATTAATTTTAAGCAAATGA